TCGTAAAGACTATGTGTTCAAGCGATTGGCGCTGAATAATAGCTCTACCACTTGTTTGAACGAAACTGGTCTTACACAAGGCCCGAAATCTGATTACGACAGTACGACCGATTTCGGCAGCGACACAGATTCAGAATCTGATTCAGAGCTGTTAGTGATCACGTTTGACGACACGGATCAGGTACCCTTGACGAACTCAAGTTCATCACAAAGCCTTCCAAAATGTTTAGAAAAAACGGTCATGTTGGAGGAAACGGCGGTCGTTCACTCGGGAGACGCTCAGCAATCTTTCAGCCAGGGGAGCGttaaattagaaaaatatGTCTCACCTGCTGTAGCGAATCCGTCTTGTCTTCTTGCTGCCAGTAGTCAGATAGTTACTGAGGAAGGATCCCTGACTGGTGAAGCAGTGGGACGCTCATATTCACAAATGGTTCAACAGACGAAAGAGCCTCATTCGAACACTGTACATGTAAAGGAAATAGAGCTTTTGCAACCTTCTCATCAGCCCGAGCAACTGGAAGCGGAAAGTATATCGTCAAAGTTAGTAGAAAAGCATGTGCAACCACGGATGCAGTATAAGGAGACCCTGAAATTTGTACAAGACCATAAAACTTCGGACGGCAAAAAGCAGGCACAGTCTGATGGTTCTACAATTGGCGATGATATGCAGCTGAGCGAATCGAAAACACTATTGATTCGCGATAGCGTAGACCAGAGCGAGATGGTTGAAAGTATTCCGGAAGAATCGGTTGAAAGTATTTCGGGACAGGTGGGGGTAGAAACGAAGGAACGAGGTCTCATTGATGCTGTTACACCATACCCATTGCAGTTAGTTGAAAAGCCAGAAAAATGTGAGGATTTAAAACTGTCGGAGAAGCAGGAAGGGTTAGATCATGCGAGAGTGGAGTTGgaggaaaaagtaaaagtggAGCCGGCAAACGAAATGGAGGAACTCGAAGAAAAGATAATTAGCTCTGATAAACCAACGAAACAGGAAGCAAAAATCGACGAAGTTTATTGTGACCACACTAAGCAGCTGGAACATAAGTTGAACGACACGGAATCGTTAAAACAGCCGCTTTTTCCGATTCAGTATAGACATCCATGGCACTCTCTTGACCAAGCAGACCACGCTGTTCTCCATGGACAGCTAGAACTACGGGATCAACCGGTGCAAGCTGAGCAAACCCTAAACCGAGCCATGGATGCATGTGAGCAGACCTCACAGGATGAACCGAGACAAGCGCAACTAGTGCAATCGGAACCGTCGTCACCGCAGGAGTTAAGCGTACCACTCgatcaacagcaacacgaaGAGCCAGCAGAAATAGCGAGCAACAAGCCCCGCACACCCGTGCCAAGTCTCGAGGATCCTCAACCTTCGGAGTATACTGTTCCGTCACTGCTTAGTACTGCTTCCCAGTCAACTCAGCAACATGATTATACGTTCGCAGTAACGCAGACACCGCGGTTGGCCAGTCAAGTGCATCAAGCACATTCGAGTGCGTTGTTATCTATCGTGGAAACTAGCAACATGAATGATGTGCTTAACATATCCAACATTATTAAAACATGTCATAATGGGGACGATACTACCtccaccaccgatcggcagCTAGAAGAGAAACCGGAGAGAAAACTTTCACGCGAGCTAGAAAGAAGATCGCCGGACTTGTTGCTGAACGACGGACCAATTGCCCAAGAAAATGGAGGTGGTGCGGAGTCCATCGTTGGGGTGAATGGTTACAGCCCACAGCAGCCATCGCACAACTGGAGCATTAACTCGGTGCTTTACGGCGACTCTGACGAAGAGCACAATTTAGAGCAAATAGAAGAACAGAATTTGAAAACGCGTAGCATCATCTTCAGGGACATTCGTCGTCCTGGCAGAGATTATTCGGAGATGCTTAAAAATCTTGACTTAATGCAAGGTAACCATTTGACCCGGAAAAAGTTTGTTAACATGTGCGTGGCCGAGGCAAAGCGCTTTCGGCGGCATCGTATGGCGGTCTGTATTCAAGAATGGTGGGATAATTACAACGTAAGCGTAAACATGCGATCGGATAAGCCCTTGCACAGGCAAGCTTCGTTCCTTATCTTCGGTGCACCTCAACCCCTAATGGAAAGTAATAGCATGTACCATAACAATCTGGATGGCAATTATCAGAACAGTCTGGAAGATTCATTGGTATCACACGATTAGTGAATCACAACGACATAATTGTAAATACGTTTTAGGAGCTACGATAAAAGGCTGGAGATGTACAAATAAGGCACTAGATAATAAATGTAATATCGTAATTGTACATCAAGTTGTGAAGTATTGTGAAGGTTTGGAAAATCAAAGAGAAATAAGGAGAAATTCCAGGTTTTGCGATGGAAACGGTGCATCCATACCACCGGTGTCAACCTTATTTAAAACTTGTCCAGTTCGTatataaattgtaaaaaaaatagaaataaaataatcgtATTCTTTTTACCGTGCTTCTCCATACTTTGGGTCGACGCTGCAGCGGGTTTAGTACTAACTTGGGAAAcagatttaaaatattcaaagacAGCTTTATGTGTTGTATACGTTTCATGTTTACGATTGGTTTCTGGTTTACGACTTGCGTAACTAAGCCGATCAATTGTTGCAACTTCTCAGTAACCCAAAAGAAAGCGCATATTTTACATAGGTCGGTTCCGAAGGAAACTGATCAGAAGTGGGGGTGTATATACGAGCTTACCGCTTCTACAGACTAAATGGTGAGCATCTCGTTCAACCCTAGCAACACAACGCTGAAATTTCGCTGCACGATGTAGAACGAGCAAAACTGTGTTGTAATGAATCAGCGTCAATAAATACTAACTACACACCATCTCGCCTGAAAAGGTCAAACATctgtaaataataataatgtaaatcgaaaatttttaattaaaaaaagttAGTACAAACATGCAACAAACTATGATGCCGACAGCTGAGCTGTAGATGTATCATTTGGCTTTCGTTCAACAAATTGGACGTTGTCGTTGAACGAATCGGTTGGATTGTGGTTATGCACAGGGATATATAATATATGCATAGGGTTTGCACCTATTCTGGTTGTATAGCGTTGCTTCATTGTGACCGTATACTAATTCAAACTAGAGCCTGCCACTATTGCGGCGATACTAGCGCCGTCTGGTTGATTTTCGCTGGAATTTCGTGGCTTGCCCATGAATGTTGGGCGATTTGCAACGCATGCGTTCAGCGCGTTATCGCAGCGATGGCAGCGAAAGGTGGTGCAACAGCACACTTTTCGTGATATTAGTTTTGTTCCAATGTTAGTTGAAAAATGGTCAGTGATACATACAACAGTGAGTACAGCGAGTGAACGCGAGGTAGCTCTTTGTAACTCTTATGTCGTACAATGAAAGTAATGTTAATGTTGGCCAAGCAAAGCAACCTTCGGCGAGCCACAGTGTGTAAAATCGAAGAAACTGCAGGAGTAGGAGCTGGGTCTAGCGTGAATTAGGTGCAATGTGTGCCTAGAAAGTGCTGGATTGGGCATGCCGAGCAGACCGAAACAGCCTTAATACTATAATCGGAGTCTCCCCTGGACTCTTCTCTTATCCTAGTCAAGGTAAATCGTCACTCGTAATCCAAAAGGCCACATTGAACTGAAAACAGTTTCGGCCCAAGCTTTGCAACGAGCTTGAAATGGTTTCCAACAAGtagtttgtgtttggtttaaTCTTGGGGACTTTCAGATATGAGCATAGTGTGTTGATACGTTTCACAAAACGACTGTACTTCTGTACATTAGGGGCTGCCGACCATCAGCCAGCTCGGCCATGTTCGGTACCTTAGCCGGGAGTCCCAATATCGATTCACTCTCTATAGCAATAGACTGATTCCGTTCTGCTGagataaagaaaaaagaaacaaaagactGATGGAAAAGTATGGTCGACAGAACTTGTATTGCTAGAACAACTTACAAACGTTTTATCACATCACGTCGTGATGAGCAACTCCGTGATGTTTACACTCGCCGTTTCTCTGATAGCGAACAATTATTGCCCTTTCGATTAATGACGAACTCTAATGTTTTTGACGCACTTGTTTTTAGCTGTCCATTTCCCATACCTTTTATGCCCCATTGGTGCGCCCTGTATTGGAAAGTAAACCTCCCTTTTCTTGGTTGAAAAATTCTACAAActtttttagtttttacaCGATAGATTTAAAGAGTCGAGCCCTTTCAAGTGGCAGATACATATTTTTGGATAATGGGAAGTATTGTGTAACATTGTGAAAGTAATAAGACTTCTCTTTCTGTCGCTCGCGTCCTTCTCACACACATCCTTGTCACTTCATCTTTCTCTGTTTTACATGCGATTAGTTCTATCGTATTGAAATAATAACAGTTGCTAGCTGATGATAAACATGCCCAAACCTGCAATTTCTGACAGCTTGAGGAACCATCCGAGCTAGGTTGGGGCTGCATTCGTTGCTGGCAGTACCGCTGTCGCGGGAAGTTCGTCGTGTCAATAGACACGGTTCGTCCGTTCACTTTGGTTTTGTCATCAACCGGGAAACCCCGTCTCGATGTtcgcttttctgctgctttccCAGTTCACAGTGTTTATATCAGTGGCGAGAACAGCGATACAGTTCGTGTATACTCAGGTTTCGGTACATCAGGCCCCTAGGCCACTAGGAAagacccggaacccggaatgTGAAAAGTACCAGGAGGGAGTGAAAAAGGAATTCTCCCAAGATAAAATTCATACTCCGGCCCCCTCCGTTACTCCGTGGTGTGATTAAGAGCCTAGAACGATGTTGGTATCATTTGACATCACAACAAAATTGTTAGTTTTTCACTAGaggatttttttatgaatgtCACTTCGGGTCTGTTTGGGCTGTCTGACTTCTGTACACGAATTTAAACAGTGACGCCTCGAAATGACTATGAAACCGCCTAGTGTGGCGAAATTTTTTAGGTTACGGTAAGGGAGAAGGGTGTGACACCCAGTACTCTGATTTCTGTCTAATTTCTTCACTATCTTCGTTCCCTGATTCTAGTGTAACGCGTGCGATAGCGCAAGAAAAGTTGTCGAAGGTTACAGTGCGGTGTGGTGCACTGTAAATCACTGTAAGTGAGTCAAGCATATCACCAAACCAGCAACATCCTGATGGCGGAACAGCAACAGCGTGACTTGCTTTGCCCACGGCTGATAGACTATCTGGCGATAGTGGGCGCCCGCTCGACGCTGGTGACCAGATCCGGTAATGGCGGCAACGCAGGACAGACCGGTCCCGTCACACAATCGTCCGTACAGGTACGTGTATCTACTTGCCCGCGCGTGTCCGTACAGGCTTACGGATCCTATCATACATCCTAGGGCGAGGGGGCAGAAAAGCATAAGGCTATAAGGCAGCGTTTGGCAGCCGTGAGAGTGACTTGAACATTGCGCCGAACATGTCTCATTTGCACAGGAGACAACGATGTCGTCGTATCGCTCGTATTTGATTACCATGCGTCTGTGCTTACCACTGTCActgttttcctgtttcgctCCTACAGCTGCCCGAGCTGTTGCGCCGTTACCCCCCAACGGACCATGCCGACTTCCCGTTGCCACTGGACATGGTGTACTTCTGCCAGCCGGAAGGGTGCATCAGCGTGAACTCGCGGCGGACCAATGCTGCTATCAAGGACGCCACCTCGTTCGTGTTTGCGCTC
Above is a genomic segment from Anopheles bellator chromosome X, idAnoBellAS_SP24_06.2, whole genome shotgun sequence containing:
- the LOC131213204 gene encoding integrator complex subunit 6-like, producing the protein MTIILFLVDTSASMCQKALVNGVQKSYLDISKGAVETFLKFRQRSQDCMGDRYMLLTFEDPPNNVKAGWKENHATFMNELKNLQSNGLTSMGEALKNAFDLLNLNRMQSGIDTYGQGRCPFYLEPSVIIVLTDGGKYAFRNGVHQEIILPLHAQMPGTKLTKEPFRWDQRLFSLVLRIPGNRVDERSDSKVPHDDSMIEKMCEVTGGRSYKIKSHYVLNQCIESLVQKVQPGVVIHFDQLITNNGDTSTIDIQFQSTKRMIYVPKQHPSQKTFPVGYWPIPEPYWPDPKLTNLPPRDAHPKIKVISPCCDEPQVLRNFPIDKYELEASPLTLQILSKKEMNKVWPLIVSTGMQGEMPFGYLKPNSTLPIVHLYVLPYNYQMLLPLINDLFHKFNLNPPNDWVYKFTNYVKTIPQYYCPFLRRALATTPNVPYQLVQYILPENLDSYLCPSVANYLKQMKNTAKQDQENLCLRVLKQLKQPKPAYHQLETVKIVAGQQLKRDIVTHPMLKDTFTKMHMEIGNYDSYSIVIPSIIQTAATKNYRNPYDIPRRDLIDEIARMRENFFRLPTSGISVYTKDSGHCLPISDMGNYQEYLKNKETPLRELEPTNVRQHMFGNPYKKDKNMVMVDEADLNDVALLKSGAPGQHQSSSVKKNMETNTVARLSRKRKAGPIRKDYVFKRLALNNSSTTCLNETGLTQGPKSDYDSTTDFGSDTDSESDSELLVITFDDTDQVPLTNSSSSQSLPKCLEKTVMLEETAVVHSGDAQQSFSQGSVKLEKYVSPAVANPSCLLAASSQIVTEEGSLTGEAVGRSYSQMVQQTKEPHSNTVHVKEIELLQPSHQPEQLEAESISSKLVEKHVQPRMQYKETLKFVQDHKTSDGKKQAQSDGSTIGDDMQLSESKTLLIRDSVDQSEMVESIPEESVESISGQVGVETKERGLIDAVTPYPLQLVEKPEKCEDLKLSEKQEGLDHARVELEEKVKVEPANEMEELEEKIISSDKPTKQEAKIDEVYCDHTKQLEHKLNDTESLKQPLFPIQYRHPWHSLDQADHAVLHGQLELRDQPVQAEQTLNRAMDACEQTSQDEPRQAQLVQSEPSSPQELSVPLDQQQHEEPAEIASNKPRTPVPSLEDPQPSEYTVPSLLSTASQSTQQHDYTFAVTQTPRLASQVHQAHSSALLSIVETSNMNDVLNISNIIKTCHNGDDTTSTTDRQLEEKPERKLSRELERRSPDLLLNDGPIAQENGGGAESIVGVNGYSPQQPSHNWSINSVLYGDSDEEHNLEQIEEQNLKTRSIIFRDIRRPGRDYSEMLKNLDLMQGNHLTRKKFVNMCVAEAKRFRRHRMAVCIQEWWDNYNVSVNMRSDKPLHRQASFLIFGAPQPLMESNSMYHNNLDGNYQNSLEDSLVSHD